Genomic segment of Arachis hypogaea cultivar Tifrunner chromosome 16, arahy.Tifrunner.gnm2.J5K5, whole genome shotgun sequence:
GGCACTCGTACTACTGGTCTAGCCAACACTCGTCGATCCATTAATGGAGGTGGTGAGCGGCTCCTCAGATGACGGCTCAAACAAAGATACTGAGATTATCTCTACAGGAATATCCTCCTCAAGTATAGGCTCTGATATATGCTCATCCATAGGCTCAGGCTCAGGGTCCACCTAATCCTAAGGCTGATCGGGATGCTGATGAGGTACAGGCACATCAAGGAAGGGGTAAAACAGAGCATCCGAGTAGAGCCAATGCAACGGAAACTCATAAGGCATATCAAGGTTAAAGTGCGGAGTGTTAATTGGATGACGGAAGGGGTAGTCGCGCAGAATGTACATACAAGTCATAATCTCTGCAGCTACTACATAAAACCAATGTTGTACAAGATCCTCATATATGTAGGGAGGGTCCATTTGAAGGGGAGGAAGGATAGGGGTAAGAATTGGGGGGTTTTTAGTAGGGTCGGGGGTAGTTAGTCAAGTCAGGATTATCACAGTACAATTAATTCACAACCAAATATACAAGTGTCACAGAAAAATATTTAGACACAATAATTCAAAATAACATTAAAGAATGCATAAACACAAGAAGACAATTACAAATAATTTCACAGTATCAAGTAAAATGCAAATACGCAACAAGGATGATGCAAgtctagtcctatcgcaggtaatgagctcatttgtcggtttcgacccgcacttGACGCAATCCAACTCACAAGTCGGATAAGACATTCTAGCGACATAATCTCTGCAAGTTTTTACTTCTTGCAGGAGCTAATTCTCCAGTTGAAGTATATCGAACATGACCTCTATATGTACCTGCAGGCGTTGATTCTTCAGCTGAAGCATGTGACCCCTTCTCTTGGAAGCAATTCCATATTTATGGGCGTCTCCGCACAATCTTTCACATACAAAGCCCACGGCTTAACATTTTCACATCGGCACCATAACTATTTACTTTCCATCACCCTTTCGCGACCTTTCAATCATTCTCATAATCACACGTGCCGAtttatcttttctctttcttcagtCCTTCACTTAATTATCCTTAATAATTCAAACTATTTTCACACTATTCTCTCACCATCCACTAAATATTTtatagagagaaaaacataagatTCTTTAATTAAGTCGGTGTTCCCTAAAGCTTTTAAGATCACTCTATTTGCTCTTCTTtgacttataataatattaataatatttttactaattaatattcttaataaaatattaacaataatataaataaaataatttaaataataaacaaataatatttatatattttcttaaaagCTTAGCTTCGTAAAGCTTTTATTCTTAAACTCTTATTATTTACGTTTTAAACTTCAAACttttaaatatttcatttttaacccaatatttttataaaattatatttgataccTCACTTATCTCAATATTTATAAAAGCAACCTTGAAATTTTacaaaatacttatttttatttctgtacTTTATTTAGTATCTAAAATACccgaaaatttatataattacaaattttatcttgatttttatgtacaaatataataatgttatcctttaaaaataaaatttaattactaatctTCCACTTATATCAAAACCGAAACTCTTAACCGttttctttcaaaatattacttgtattttaatctATTTTCGAGTTTTTTAGTCACCGATTTTTCGTAACTTTTATTTTAATCTCTCGGGAATCAAACCTCACATATTTTTACTTGATCCTCAATGATATTCCAgcctaaaaaaaatttttcaaaacagtTCGGTCTCTGCTAGTTTCATCACAGCTAAGCCATGAACTTCACAAATACATCAATATATTgcaaaaattcaatataaattcaatcgaactcaatcaataatcaatcacaACATCAAATCACCTATTCAATACATATTTAATCATTGAGAATTTACCAAAATCTTTCTTCCGTACAAAATCAAAATACTCGAAACTCCAGAAAAACCTTTTGATCGAACAACTTAAGAAGAAAACATCAGAAATCGATTCATCTGTCAAGAACACCAAAGAgccaaacttaaaaaaaaaagagttatatTACCGTcaatttctatcgaacaaaaaTAATGCCAACATGTAAAAGAGGAGGATATAAATACTTTTATcagattaaaatttttattaaaattacgaATCGCAAAAATTGAAGCCGAAATTTCGGTGGGAGTTACGGTTCTCTCCCATGCAAGCTTCGATCTCTCTCTTCCTTATTTCCTTTCTTTTGGGTTCGGTGCTGATAAGAAAAGAAATGAAGGATGATGATAGTGACTAATAAATTAAAGGGAATAGGTGATTAATGAAATAAAGGGGATATGTgtcacattatatatatatatatatatatatatatagacggTAAATGTTATCCAACCcttctaaaataatatgtaagttattttttatgatgtgttaaattttaattggtcattatcttaatcatagttgggttattttgtaTTGCCGTCGTGACAAGAAGCGCTAATGTTCGTCGTCCTCTACTACATTCTCACGCAATTTCTCTTTCTTCCTAGTATAGTCAGCCCCGATATCATTGCTATCTCATGTCTCACTCGATTCCTCTTTCTGCTGTGGATCACTCCTTACtaacataattaatggttaatttggttattaaatttttttattaaaaaaatatatctttatttaattatataatagaatatatattcatatataaaatataatataataaaataaatctatttaaggtactgaaaatataattaaaatcatgaacatataaatataatagtaaaatttgtactttaaacaagtaaacatatgctttatcatacataaattatttaaaaataattgaataaattattaaaattaataacaaaaatttaaaatgataaaatccaaCTTTCTTAtcgtattttttataatattttattttttttaatttttaatttattagtactttattatttcattaatgattaaacaaattatttttatgaaaatttattttttgtattatcttaaaaaagagactaatataacagtttaaaaaataacgtaaaaataatattttaaataaaaaatatttaatattaaaatttttaaatacaaaaataaattgtataaatatttaacagataaatataaaatacatgcctaaaataaataaaatatataaatagaacTACTCTTGAGAAAtagagaattatttttgtctgttttatttattttaggcatgtatttcatatttatctcttaaatctctataaaatttatttttgcatttaaaaattttaatattaactatttttatttaaaatattatttttacattattttttaaactattatattgatctcttctttaaaataatacaaaaaaataatttttcatgaaaataatttgtttgattattaaataaataataaagtactaataaattaaaatttaaaagaataaaaatactataaaaatacttgtaaaaaagttagattttatcattttaaacttttgttattaattttaacaatttattcattttttttaaataatttatgtatgataaaagatatatttatttgtttaaaatataaattttattattatatttgtatgttcctgattttaattatacGTTTTAAATTCtctgaatagatttattttattatattatattttacatacgaATATATGTTCtatcatgtaattaaataaagatatagtcaccaaaaaaagtcaccaaaaaaaaataaagatattttttttaataaaaaaatttaataaccaaactatTAATTATGTTGATAAAGAGTGATGCGCAGAAAAAGAGATGGAATGAGAGGATAGAAGATAGCGATAAGGTCAGCACTGGCTATATTGGAAAGGACAGTAAAATTACGACGAGAATTTAAAGACGTCGAGATGATGACGACGACGTTGGCGGTTCTTGTCACGACGGCGATACTTGAAAGGACGGAAGCTACGCGATGAAGAAAGAATAGAGGAGTGGAAAGGTGCTTCAATTAACGGAAGTGggttttgatattttaagaaattatatcattatccatctcaaataataaattacaaaataatctaACTATGGTTAAGATGATGAccaattaaaatttgacacataaCAAAAAGTAAGTTacatgttattttaaaaaaagttgagtagaattcaccatatatatatatatatatatatatataaacaagccACGTTTGgctttcttgatttttgttttcttaatggcTTAGGCCAAAGAAAGGTAGGCCAAAGAAAGGAATcaagaaaattattattaaataataatattaattaaggtGTGATAGTTCCATTAATGAAGGGTTGGATGTTGCATTTATGTGTTACTGAGTCAAcggttcaagttataaatattttaaatgaatatttatgaaaattaaatatattaaaatatatatatatatatatatatatatatatatatatatatatgaattactaATGTAAATGACATTAATAGTTTGAGGATGAAAGATATTTGATGAAGTATTAGCATCTTTAAACTCATCAAAAAATATcgataattatttatattgacAAAAGTCagacttaataataataatattattattattattatctagggatgattttgtatgcaaaaaaaattcgagacgaaaaaatattttaacttataCCTTAAAGACCAAAATTGTACGTAATTTTTTCTATAACTATTACTGAAAATATAGATAAAAATGAGATAGACGAATATGAGTTACTGTTAACGGTGAAATTGaagtttttttatttagattagaGTAACTGATAAATGTATGGGACCACCTATTTATCTTAAGGGcaacattattattatatacaaaaatatccATATAAATTTACTGatattatttataaatgttataactattaatttatttttttaattctatttaatttaaaacaaatttaaaaattcttattcAAAATACTCTTGATCTTCATGTATAATTCTAATAGATACAAAATTTATGTTCCACcgctattttttagtttttataaaattaattttgttttttaatatattatttatcctctaatttgtttattatatatatattttttattttttaatattatcgtgACCTTATTCACatcactatttttaaaaaaaataaaatcactaaaaAATTAGATACTTTTAAAACATTAACTATAAAAAGTACACAGCTAACATATAtctattttattgaaaaataaataattcaaaaatcaatgactataatattattttgataaaaaaatataaaaaatatacgttatttatttaaaaaaattaagtatacttaaatattatatatatttatttttattttcatcttttaaaagtattacatcaaaatatatatctaaatttgaaaaaacttttatttaattacaaactctgaaaattttgataaataaattaacttatttttttatgactATTTAAACAgtaaatatacataaataataattatttttattatcttaataatatataattggatatatatatgtaatattagttttaaaaaatcatGCCTTCCAAATCACTTTCGCTGGGATTCAGCACCGCATATCACTATGGCAAAATGGCACTATTAATTTCTGGAGAATAATTTTACGTTTTTGGTAAAtgagaatccttatttttatttagtaataCTTTTGTCCACAGCATTACTACTGAAAGAACGATCAAAACTTAAACATCACATAGCCCAACTAAGCTCATGACTTGTAAAACAAATCAAAGGCCCATACTTTTtagtaccaaaaaaaaaaacctcacTCACTCCAGCGGCTCCACTTGTGAGCTGAGTTCAACGTTGCGGCTCCACAAATTGACAAAACATACGACAAGTGCCTTCAATGTCAATACCATTGTTGCTATTCAGGTCAAACTTTCAACGGATTTACGGAACAGCTTACACCATTTGTCTATGATTCTAGcacataataattttaataaatctaCACCATCAACATTTTTAACTATATATCTCAACAGTACTGCAGCATGACATAGCAAAGTGCCAGTAAAGCTGACTAAAAAAGTGCCCGTAAAACTGACTGGCATATGTGAAAACTTTCTAATAGTATAATAGCACTAATGCAAAGATTAGAGTTGGACAGAAAAGAACACAAGGAGAGGATTACCAAACACATCATGATTTTGAGTTCCCTTGAGCAAATCCAATAAAGTTGTTAACACGCCTTGGCCAATTCACATAAGCTAATTAATTCTTCCCTACTATTGTGCTATTTATTGTGTCTTGATTTTTATGTTCCTATTGAGTTATTTTAATGGAATGCTTCTCCAACAGCTCAGCCATCAAAATAAAATGTAACTTCCTTGCAACCCTTAGATATTACACTGGTCCCCTTCTCGCTTTTAAATCCCTTAGTtccaaactaatttttaaaatctcataATTATTAACTACACCTTATTAATAGGCCAAGATCATTGCATTTACCACGGGACATGTAGAATTCCTAACTTGACAGAAAATTAGAAACAAATCTTAGCAGGAAAAAGTACACTCTACATGGAATCAGTTTCAAAAACCAAAAGATTACAGGTTTAAACAAAATGCAACTATATATTGATTATAATTTGCACCACACACAACACAAAGATAACAAAGAAAGAAACCTTTTTTTGTGAAGTCACATTGCCACAATGTGTCCAAAATTAGAGTAAAGTATATTTTATAGTGCTTGGTAAATTAAAGTTTGGCTTATATGAAATGTACATTCAAGAAAAACACTCTTACAAATGAGCATGCTTAGGAGAACTAACAGCAGAACTACCATAATGACAAAACCACCCTTCTAACTGTGCAAACTATAGTGtcgaatatatatattttgcaaaTGAGAACACAGTGAGGGCATTCAAAGGGGTCCCGAACTCGTCCGGCGAAGTTGACGCTTGGGCTCCGGTGGTGGCTCACTTGGCAACACCTTCTCTATCTCCTGCAAGAAAACATTCATAAGTTACTATGAGCAGAGATGAACCATCTAGAACCAACTTTAGAAAGGGCACTATTATGATGAAGGACTCATCTGAGTGTAACTCTATTGGATGAAAGAATACATAGAACGATTGAAAATAATATAGAAAGGAATAGAGATAGAAAAGATGCAATATGGATATAAAACTTAAGCCATTTATACACTGTTAAGAATGTGCTGCAAAATATGCAGTTATTCATCTTTTATATTCACTACAAAATTGAGGTGAATCCAAATTCTTGAACAGTACTATTCAAGTTTATTACTCTGATAGCTTATTTCATTAAATAGCACAAACTATAGGTTCTTGATTTCCTAATGATTCTTACAGCATTGGCTTGAAATGAGTTAGTAAGTAAAACTGCACATAAAATGGTTGGAGAAAGAGAAACCCTGAAGCTGCAAGGTACTGCAATATTAGATTGTTAGGTTACTTCTATGGGTATCTTACACCATATTGTATGTGAAATCATTGTATCTCCTATTAAACATAGAGAACAACTAGGAAACCAAAAGCATATCAGCTAAAAACCAGCCAAAATGTGTTTGGGCTCCACGAAAAATTGGGTTTTGATTTGTGCTCCGTGATCCCaggagcagttttcaaacatattATTCAAAAGTGATTCTAATTAAACggttttgtttactttttggctGATCACcttttggttccatatacttttccttaaaCATAATAACAAACGGAGCAAGGTCAAATCCTATTCACAAAGTTTTGAAACAACTCAAATCTTTAGAGATAGTATGTAACATCAAATTCTGAGAAATCTTATGAGAGGTTTTTTCATGAAATTACTTCTAATCAAGAGACAGAAAACAAATTCGGAAATCTATAGTCCCAATTGCGAGTCCCTTTTTTTGGCACAGCAATATAGGCACTAGAGGAGCCTGCTCAAACTACATTCTCCATAAGGCTCTTTTGATTACCTGATTTGATGGCAAATCTTATTCTGTAGCATATCTCACATTTTTAACTTCAAAAAACCGTGatctattaatctaattttttttttctaaagacgCAGTAATCAATGAATTTATCAAGCCAGTCAAATTAGGCATATTCTAAAATCTGCACGTTTTCTAGCATTTCCAAGAAATTAgtgatagagaataacgaggagttATCAAATTAAGACCACTCAGAATGATGAATGAAGTAGGACAGAAGTGAAATAAGCAGAATACAGAGGCCATTATAGAAACAAAATTCAAAGCACCAATCTCTCAAATTACGGAATGCTAAGGTTCAGTAGAATAATAAAGACCGACCAAAATGAGAAATACACAGGAGACAAATGGAAGCCTTCTAAAATTGTATGATGAGAGCTATATGGAAGAAACGTCGAGGTCATCTAGAATGTAAGGGAAGCCTTTTGAAGCTCGTCTAGTTTATGCTACTCTTAGCCTTTAGATAATAATGCAACTTAACAACAATAGACATGCAGTGCCTGTGGAGCCGCTAGTATAAAATAATGCATACTGAAAAAGGAATCGAAACCTACCTGCTGTCTTCTAAgcctttcattttcttcttctaaacGGGAAACTTTATTCTCCAGTTCTTGTGTGTAAGCCTGTCCATTGACATAGATGTATTCTTGTCTCAAATACAAATTACAAAACTatcaagaggaaaaagaggcttCAAAGTTAAAACAAATAACCTGTTTTCTAGCACGCGACCGCGCAGCAGATTCCCTATTCTTTATCATCCTCTTCTGTCTCCTCTCCACAGTTTTCTCAACAACAGTACCAGAGGCAACCCTTTTCCGACCCGGAGTCTGGGTATCTGATAATGTACCCATCAAAGAAGATGGCGACATAGTCACCATTGTCTCAGTGTATCCAGCATCCAGAACCGGATTCACCACAACAGGAAAAGACTGCTGAACCACAGGGCCAGCGATATAACCAGCAATCATATTATTCTGCTGCTTCTGATGCTGATTATGCTGGAGATGCGGTGCCGGCTGCACTGATGGGATTTGGTATTGAATCCAATGTACTTGATCAGAAACATTGTGCTGAGAAGCCACATTGGAATCAACCCTTGACATAGCATTATCCTCAGTAGCAAAAGACTCTGCAACAACTCCTGCTTTCACCAAGAAATCCTCCAGGGTCATCTCGCCAAATGTCGGCGGTGTCTCCTGAGTTTTCTTATCattattattactgtttccacCACTCTTCTTTTTCTGCATATCTCTCCAAACCTCATCAATGGTTTTCTTGCTAAGATCTCCAGAAACAGTTAGGCTCCCTTGTCGATTCAGGGATGAAACCGAAGCTAACTGAGCATGCTGCTGCTGAATGTTAGCATCAGTCCCAGAACCCAATCCAGAAGAGGCttgaccaccaccaccatcaccaccacaacCTCCAGCCTCAGCCGTAAACACACTCTTTAGAAGCTCATCAAGATTCATGCTTCCTAATGGCTTCCCCAAATTTCCAAGCTGGTTTTGAACCTCATCAAGTGTGAGATTATACAATGACCCTTGCCTAGCCAAGGAGCCAGAGCCACCACTCTGTGCCTCTTGGACTGCCCCACCTTGAGAACCCATTTTTCTGAAACCCCCAAGTGAAAAAAACAACCTAAAACCCTATCTGTTTCATCTCCTCCAAATTCCAACACCCCAG
This window contains:
- the LOC112754686 gene encoding ABSCISIC ACID-INSENSITIVE 5-like protein 2; protein product: MGSQGGAVQEAQSGGSGSLARQGSLYNLTLDEVQNQLGNLGKPLGSMNLDELLKSVFTAEAGGCGGDGGGGQASSGLGSGTDANIQQQHAQLASVSSLNRQGSLTVSGDLSKKTIDEVWRDMQKKKSGGNSNNNDKKTQETPPTFGEMTLEDFLVKAGVVAESFATEDNAMSRVDSNVASQHNVSDQVHWIQYQIPSVQPAPHLQHNQHQKQQNNMIAGYIAGPVVQQSFPVVVNPVLDAGYTETMVTMSPSSLMGTLSDTQTPGRKRVASGTVVEKTVERRQKRMIKNRESAARSRARKQAYTQELENKVSRLEEENERLRRQQEIEKVLPSEPPPEPKRQLRRTSSGPL